A single genomic interval of Primulina huaijiensis isolate GDHJ02 chromosome 7, ASM1229523v2, whole genome shotgun sequence harbors:
- the LOC140980859 gene encoding O-fucosyltransferase 36-like isoform X1, which yields MMEREHSDEEEDHEHLISQNAMTNDVVHSANHRRSSFQIDDLKDQVSTTSCKCNKRYLFAFFLPLMILMLYFTTDLKNLFQTRIPMAKDLGGNPSVNRMRESELRALYLLKQQEIELFKTWNRTALMTKLYSDDASSSGVVNRTSVDSNSKGMVTSSMLEDLKSRVFNQISLNKQIQGILLSSHENGDFVDFNENYTDASFGGWSRCGTVDQRLSERKTIEWKPKSNKYLFAICTSGQMSNHLICLEKHMFFAALLNRVLVIPSAKVDYEFHRVLDIEHINKCVGRKVVVTFEELSESKKTVHIHKFLCFFSLPQPCFVDDDHVKKLKGLGLTFGKIEAVWKEDVRNPKERTVQDVLGKFTSDDDVIAIGDMFFAEVETDWVMQSGGPIAHKCKTLLEPHRLILLTAQRFIQTFLGKDFIALHFRRHGFLKFCNAKKRSCFYPVPQAADCINRVVERAGTPVIYLATDAGGSETGLLQSLIAWNGKTVPLVNRPGRDAAEKWDALLYRHGLEEDHQVEAMLDKTICALSTVFIGSYGSTFTEDILRLRKDWGSASLCDEYLCQGELPNFIAEEE from the exons ATGATGGAACGGGAGCACTCGGATGAAGAGGAGGATCACGAACACCTAATTTCTCAGAATGCCATGACCAACGACGTCGTACATTCCGCCAACCACCGCCGTTCCTCGTTTCAAATCGACGATTTGAAGGATCAAGTCTCGACCACCTCGTGCAAATGCAATAAGAGGTATCTTTTTGCCTTTTTCTTGcccttgatgattttgatgcTCTATTTTACGACGGACCTGAAGAACCTTTTCCAAACCCGCATTCCGATGGCTAAGGATCTCGGGGGAAATCCTTCGGTCAATCGCATGCGCGAGTCCGAATTGCGGGCTCTGTATTTGCTTAAGCAGCAGGAAATTGAGCTTTTCAAGACGTGGAATCGGACCGCATTGATGACAAAATTATATTCTGATGATGCAAGTAGTAGCGGTGTGGTGAATCGGACTTCTGTTGACAGTAATAGTAAAGGCATGGTGACGTCTTCAATGCTCGAAGACTTGAAGTCTCGTGTTTTTAACCAAATTTCATTGAACAAACAAATTCAAGGAATTCTTTTGTCGTCCCATGAAAATGGGGATTTCGTGGATTTTAATGAGAACTACACAGATGCAAGTTTTGGGGGTTGGAGTAGGTGCGGGACGGTGGATCAGAGGTTGTCTGAGAGGAAGACCATTGAGTGGAAGCCCAAATCAAACAAGTATCTGTTTGCAATTTGTACTTCTGGCCAAATGTCGaatcatttgatttgtttgGAGAAGCACATGTTCTTTGCAGCTTTGCTTAATCGTGTTTTGGTGATCCCTAGTGCAAAGGTTGATTACGAGTTTCATCGGGTACTGGATATTGAGCATATTAACAAGTGTGTGGGAAGGAAAGTTGTGGTAACATTTGAGGAACTATCCGAGAGTAAGAAGACTGTTCATATCCACAAGTTCTTATGTTTTTTCTCATTGCCGCAGCCTTGTTTTGTCGATGATGATCATGTGAAGAAGTTGAAGGGGTTGGGTCTCACATTTGGTAAGATTGAAGCTGTTTGGAAGGAGGATGTGAGGAATCCAAAGGAAAGAACTGTTCAGGATGTTTTAGGTAAGTTTACCTCGGATGATGATGTTATTGCTATTGGAGACATGTTCTTTGCAGAGGTGGAGACGGACTGGGTAATGCAGTCTGGTGGTCCTATTGCCCACAAATGTAAGACATTGCTTGAGCCACACCGGCTTATTTTGCTCACAGCTCAACGTTTTATTCAGACATTCTTAGGGAAGGACTTCATAGCCCTTCATTTTCGGCGACATGGTTTCTTGAAATTCTG CAATGCCAAGAAACGAAGCTGCTTTTACCCTGTTCCTCAAGCTGCAGATTGTATAAATCGTGTGGTTGAACGGGCTGGCACTCCTGTGATATATCTTGCTACAGATGCTGGGGGAAGTGAAACTGGTTTACTGCAGTCACTCATTGCCTGGAACGGGAAGACTGTGCCACTTGTTAATAGACCTGGTCGTGATGCAGCGGAAAAGTGGGATGCTTTGTTATATAGGCATGGACTTGAGGAAGACCATCAG GTGGAAGCAATGTTGGATAAGACTATTTGTGCACTGTCTACTGTGTTTATTGGATCCTATGGATCTACATTTACGGAAGATATCTTGCGGCTTCGTAAGGACTGGGGTTCAGCATCTTTATGTGATGAATACCTGTGCCAGGGTGAACTCCCCAATTTTATTGCAGAAGAAGAGTGA
- the LOC140981497 gene encoding ubiquitin-conjugating enzyme E2 34-like produces MAEKACVKRLQKEYRALCKEPVSNVVARPLPNDILEWHYLLEGSDGTPFAGGYYYGKIKFPPEYPFKPPGISMTTPNGRFMTQKKICLSMSDFHPESWNPMWSVSSILTGLLSFMMDTSPTTGSVTTTAEEKQKLAKSSLAFNCKNPTFRKLFPEYVENYEQQLAAQQSAEQAAPASVQEQNFEPSLKKRGTKEEPKNVEVPKEVNNQRQRSFPSWLLLLLVFIFGGVMALPLLQL; encoded by the exons ATGGCTGAAAAAGCATGTGTAAAGCGCCTTCAGAAGGAATATAGAGCACTCTGTAAA GAACCTGTTTCCAATGTGGTGGCACGCCCTCTTCCAAATGACATCCTTGAGTGGC ATTATTTGTTGGAGGGGAGTGATGGAACACCATTTGCAG GTGGTTATTATTATGGAAAGATAAAGTTTCCACCAGAATATCCGTTTAAACCTCCTGGCATCAG TATGACTACTCCGAATGGACGCTTTATGACTCAAAAGAAGATATGCCTGTCTATGAGCGATT TCCATCCAGAGAGTTGGAACCCTATGTGGTCTGTCTCAAG CATATTGACGGGGCTTCTTTCTTTCATG ATGGACACTAGTCCTACTACAGGCAGTGTCACAACTACAGCAGAAGAGAAACAAAAGCTTGCAAAGTCTTCTTTGGCATTCAACTGTAAAAA CCCAACATTCAGGAAACTTTTTCCAGAATATGTGGAAAACTATGAACAGCAGCTAGCAGCTCAGCAATCAGCAGAACAGGCAGCACCTGCATCCGTTCAAGAACAAAATTTCGAACCATCGTTGAAGAAACGTGGGACCAAAGAGGAGCCGAAAAATGTAGAAGTCCCAAAAGAAGTGAATAACCAGAGGCAAAGATCTTTCCCTTCCTGGTTATTGTTGCTGCTAGTTTTCATTTTTGGCGGTGTCATGGCTCTGCCTCTGCTACAACTTTAG
- the LOC140980859 gene encoding O-fucosyltransferase 36-like isoform X2, which yields MRESELRALYLLKQQEIELFKTWNRTALMTKLYSDDASSSGVVNRTSVDSNSKGMVTSSMLEDLKSRVFNQISLNKQIQGILLSSHENGDFVDFNENYTDASFGGWSRCGTVDQRLSERKTIEWKPKSNKYLFAICTSGQMSNHLICLEKHMFFAALLNRVLVIPSAKVDYEFHRVLDIEHINKCVGRKVVVTFEELSESKKTVHIHKFLCFFSLPQPCFVDDDHVKKLKGLGLTFGKIEAVWKEDVRNPKERTVQDVLGKFTSDDDVIAIGDMFFAEVETDWVMQSGGPIAHKCKTLLEPHRLILLTAQRFIQTFLGKDFIALHFRRHGFLKFCNAKKRSCFYPVPQAADCINRVVERAGTPVIYLATDAGGSETGLLQSLIAWNGKTVPLVNRPGRDAAEKWDALLYRHGLEEDHQVEAMLDKTICALSTVFIGSYGSTFTEDILRLRKDWGSASLCDEYLCQGELPNFIAEEE from the exons ATGCGCGAGTCCGAATTGCGGGCTCTGTATTTGCTTAAGCAGCAGGAAATTGAGCTTTTCAAGACGTGGAATCGGACCGCATTGATGACAAAATTATATTCTGATGATGCAAGTAGTAGCGGTGTGGTGAATCGGACTTCTGTTGACAGTAATAGTAAAGGCATGGTGACGTCTTCAATGCTCGAAGACTTGAAGTCTCGTGTTTTTAACCAAATTTCATTGAACAAACAAATTCAAGGAATTCTTTTGTCGTCCCATGAAAATGGGGATTTCGTGGATTTTAATGAGAACTACACAGATGCAAGTTTTGGGGGTTGGAGTAGGTGCGGGACGGTGGATCAGAGGTTGTCTGAGAGGAAGACCATTGAGTGGAAGCCCAAATCAAACAAGTATCTGTTTGCAATTTGTACTTCTGGCCAAATGTCGaatcatttgatttgtttgGAGAAGCACATGTTCTTTGCAGCTTTGCTTAATCGTGTTTTGGTGATCCCTAGTGCAAAGGTTGATTACGAGTTTCATCGGGTACTGGATATTGAGCATATTAACAAGTGTGTGGGAAGGAAAGTTGTGGTAACATTTGAGGAACTATCCGAGAGTAAGAAGACTGTTCATATCCACAAGTTCTTATGTTTTTTCTCATTGCCGCAGCCTTGTTTTGTCGATGATGATCATGTGAAGAAGTTGAAGGGGTTGGGTCTCACATTTGGTAAGATTGAAGCTGTTTGGAAGGAGGATGTGAGGAATCCAAAGGAAAGAACTGTTCAGGATGTTTTAGGTAAGTTTACCTCGGATGATGATGTTATTGCTATTGGAGACATGTTCTTTGCAGAGGTGGAGACGGACTGGGTAATGCAGTCTGGTGGTCCTATTGCCCACAAATGTAAGACATTGCTTGAGCCACACCGGCTTATTTTGCTCACAGCTCAACGTTTTATTCAGACATTCTTAGGGAAGGACTTCATAGCCCTTCATTTTCGGCGACATGGTTTCTTGAAATTCTG CAATGCCAAGAAACGAAGCTGCTTTTACCCTGTTCCTCAAGCTGCAGATTGTATAAATCGTGTGGTTGAACGGGCTGGCACTCCTGTGATATATCTTGCTACAGATGCTGGGGGAAGTGAAACTGGTTTACTGCAGTCACTCATTGCCTGGAACGGGAAGACTGTGCCACTTGTTAATAGACCTGGTCGTGATGCAGCGGAAAAGTGGGATGCTTTGTTATATAGGCATGGACTTGAGGAAGACCATCAG GTGGAAGCAATGTTGGATAAGACTATTTGTGCACTGTCTACTGTGTTTATTGGATCCTATGGATCTACATTTACGGAAGATATCTTGCGGCTTCGTAAGGACTGGGGTTCAGCATCTTTATGTGATGAATACCTGTGCCAGGGTGAACTCCCCAATTTTATTGCAGAAGAAGAGTGA
- the LOC140981356 gene encoding uncharacterized protein isoform X2, with the protein MSAKSEAQKVVLVVSVPQKARMNLSPTKYETRDCCSYEFDYQAGFTQFLEEARKNASQERFNIANIGGAPQQQLDGEKQKKKSWKNSIFFWFKIDRKNKSTKQSMSGATVSKPGRGWVHVSGPIQGSVGNITGNSRRQNLASGPLTGLFGSTDRAEDCYQVPYLCLGQLKNPHRVHSYGPVYLVT; encoded by the exons atgtcTGCAAAATCTGAAGCACAAAAGGTTGTTCTTGTTGTTTCAGTTCCGCAGAAG GCAAGGATGAACTTGTCTCCTACGAAATATGAAACCAGAGATTGCTGCAGCTATGAGTTTGACTACCAGGCAGGATTTACACAG TTCTTGGAAGAAGCAAGAAAGAACGCAAGCCAGGAGAGATTTAATATAGCAAATATTGGAGGAGCACCACAACAGCAATTGGATGGGgagaaacagaagaaaaaatCTTGGAAAAATTCAATCTTTTTTTGGTTCAAGATTGACAGGAAGAACAAATCCACCAAGCAATCTATGAGCGGCGCCACGGTTTCTAAACCAGGGCGTGGCTGGGTTCATGTTTCTGGTCCGATCCAAGGAAGTGTGGGCAACATCACTGGTAATAGCAGAAGACAGAATTTGGCATCCGGTCCTCTAACCGGTCTTTTCGGTTCGACTGATCGAGCAGAGGATTGTTATCAGGTGCCATATTTGTGCCTTGGCCAGCTTAAGAATCCACACAGGGTTCATTCATATGGACCTGTTTACTTGGTGACTTAG
- the LOC140980143 gene encoding RING-H2 finger protein ATL3-like — MTDSGSGKLGDSSVIELAGKIMVVTLILLSFVIIFVFCLHLYAKWFWYRRQVNPTTTTRRRRRLDFSSGYQEAAAVAALRRGLDPSVLKTIPITLFDPKEFKDGLECAVCLCEVTEGEKTRLLPKCNHGFHVECIDMWFQSHSTCPLCRNPVANQCQSSENSAADSTLETTQQIPAAENPSFSTETPNFPTNVLFWGNESQVSTFGPNSVEEDHQNCAINEPSSSSPSSSSRSNRPDGILVIDIPTQINEEEEQKSPMPTRLRSLKRLLSGNRRTIPSSPRNFDLEQGIRGRS, encoded by the coding sequence ATGACAGACTCAGGGTCTGGGAAGCTTGGTGACTCGAGTGTGATTGAGCTCGCGGGAAAGATCATGGTGGTGACCCTAATCCTTCTCTCTTTCGTTATAATTTTTGTCTTCTGCCTCCACCTCTACGCCAAATGGTTCTGGTACCGTCGCCAAGTTAATCCCACAACCACCACCCGGCGCCGCCGCCGACTTGACTTCTCCTCTGGCTATCAAGAAGCAGCAGCTGTTGCCGCCTTGCGCCGTGGCCTCGATCCTTCAGTCCTCAAAACCATACCCATCACTCTGTTTGATCCAAAAGAGTTCAAAGATGGGCTAGAATGTGCAGTGTGTCTCTGTGAGGTCACCGAAGGTGAAAAAACCAGACTTCTACCGAAATGCAATCATGGATTCCATGTAGAATGCATTGACATGTGGTTTCAATCACATTCTACTTGTCCCCTCTGTAGAAACCCTGTTGCGAATCAGTGCCAATCCTCTGAGAATTCTGCTGCTGATTCAACATTAGAAACCACACAACAAATTCCAGCAGCGGAGAATCCAAGTTTCTCGACAGAAACTCCAAATTTTCCAACCAATGTACTATTCTGGGGTAATGAAAGTCAAGTTAGCACTTTTGGTCCAAATAGTGTGGAGGAAGATCATCAAAATTGCGCGATTAATGAGCCGTCTAGTTCATCCCCGTCGTCGTCATCTAGGAGTAATCGGCCAGATGGGATATTGGTGATTGATATTCCAACACAGATTAATGAAGAGGAAGAACAGAAGTCACCAATGCCAACGAGACTCAGATCACTTAAAAGGCTCTTGAGTGGAAATAGAAGAACCATTCCTTCTAGTCCTAGGAATTTTGATCTGGAGCAAGGAATCCGAGGACGAAGTTAA
- the LOC140980860 gene encoding uncharacterized protein, whose product MRLMATPPTSSLQLPKPSSAFPSSARHNPPPRNISILRATAKEDPPPTEPEPGKEDDSFEKRLYQVRLRNRSGTGKKAELRKSKKGKKIGSGSGSSIFLPPVALKEALSEGLTVEFGFSSYAERIHGRLAILGLGALLSVELATGQGVISYHSPSIIFVQLYFVAAVSALYVKYEKEKVSVWP is encoded by the coding sequence ATGAGATTAATGGCGACTCCACCAACTTCGTCTCTCCAACTCCCCAAACCAAGCTCGGCATTCCCATCCTCGGCCCGCCATAACCCACCTCCTCGAAACATCTCTATCCTCCGCGCCACAGCCAAAGAAGATCCTCCCCCAACCGAACCCGAACCAGGCAAGGAGGACGACAGCTTCGAAAAACGACTATACCAGGTCCGGCTTCGTAACCGCAGCGGAACGGGCAAGAAAGCCGAGCTTAGGAAAAGCAAAAAAGGGAAGAAAATTGGGTCGGGGTCCGGGTCGAGCATTTTCCTGCCTCCGGTAGCACTGAAAGAAGCTTTGTCGGAAGGGTTGACTGTGGAATTCGGGTTCAGCTCTTATGCGGAGCGTATCCACGGTCGGCTTGCCATTCTTGGATTAGGTGCTCTGCTATCGGTGGAGTTGGCAACTGGACAGGGAGTGATAAGCTATCATTCACCATCTATTATTTTCGTTCAGTTGTATTTCGTCGCTGCGGTTTCTGCTTTGTATGTCAAGTATGAGAAGGAGAAAGTTAGTGTGTGGCCATAG
- the LOC140981356 gene encoding uncharacterized protein isoform X1 → MSAKSEAQKVVLVVSVPQKQARMNLSPTKYETRDCCSYEFDYQAGFTQFLEEARKNASQERFNIANIGGAPQQQLDGEKQKKKSWKNSIFFWFKIDRKNKSTKQSMSGATVSKPGRGWVHVSGPIQGSVGNITGNSRRQNLASGPLTGLFGSTDRAEDCYQVPYLCLGQLKNPHRVHSYGPVYLVT, encoded by the exons atgtcTGCAAAATCTGAAGCACAAAAGGTTGTTCTTGTTGTTTCAGTTCCGCAGAAG CAGGCAAGGATGAACTTGTCTCCTACGAAATATGAAACCAGAGATTGCTGCAGCTATGAGTTTGACTACCAGGCAGGATTTACACAG TTCTTGGAAGAAGCAAGAAAGAACGCAAGCCAGGAGAGATTTAATATAGCAAATATTGGAGGAGCACCACAACAGCAATTGGATGGGgagaaacagaagaaaaaatCTTGGAAAAATTCAATCTTTTTTTGGTTCAAGATTGACAGGAAGAACAAATCCACCAAGCAATCTATGAGCGGCGCCACGGTTTCTAAACCAGGGCGTGGCTGGGTTCATGTTTCTGGTCCGATCCAAGGAAGTGTGGGCAACATCACTGGTAATAGCAGAAGACAGAATTTGGCATCCGGTCCTCTAACCGGTCTTTTCGGTTCGACTGATCGAGCAGAGGATTGTTATCAGGTGCCATATTTGTGCCTTGGCCAGCTTAAGAATCCACACAGGGTTCATTCATATGGACCTGTTTACTTGGTGACTTAG
- the LOC140981270 gene encoding pectinesterase 1-like: MDTCTSFKGYGRVDELEEAAFKRKTRNQKIILSISLVLFLVLIIGVVAGTLVHRKNNNNADEVPAAAINSAEAVKSVCSVTLYPDSCLTSLSASNTTDPEKIFQFSLLVVMNSLEMVSSTFPKKFINRADDPEVKEALKVCETVLHDAVDSLDDCISSIDGNQISISKITDLRTWLSTVITDQETCFDALEEVNAALVTEVRHLMKNSTEFASNSLAIVSKFLKTVEENNIPIHRRLLEAKHGSPSWLTAAHRRILQVGKPKPNVTVANDGSGDVRTINEAVGRIQNKSERIFVIYVKAGEYVENVVLSKYQWNVMIYGDGKAATVISGRRSNGTGYATFVTATFVAMGRGFMARDISFKNDAGPQNNQAVAFRSGSDKSIFYRCSFEAFQDTLYAHSNRQFYRECDVTGTVDFIFGNSASVFQDCKILPRQPLPNQFVTITAQGKTDPNQNTGISIQRCEMSPLDNLTASTFLGRPWKNFSTTVILQTNIGGFLNPLGWLQWQASDPPSTISYGEYANAGPGSNTSRRVQWAGYKPSLTAAEASKFNVESFIQGTSWLNGTNVAFDST; this comes from the exons ATGGACACATGCACTTCCTTCAAGGGATATGGCAGAGTGGATGAGCTCGAAGAAGCAGCATTCAAAAGAAAAACCCGCAACCAGAAAATAATTCTTTCAATttctcttgttttgtttttagttCTGATAATCGGAGTAGTTGCCGGAACTCTGGTTCATAGGAAAAACAACAACAATGCCGATGAAGTTCCAGCGGCCGCAATTAACTCGGCGGAGGCGGTTAAATCCGTCTGCAGCGTGACTCTGTATCCAGATTCGTGTTTAACTAGCCTCAGTGCTTCCAATACCACCGACCCGGAAAAGATATTCCAATTTTCTTTACTGGTGGTGATGAATTCTCTGGAGATGGTATCGTCCACTTTCCCGAAGAAATTTATCAACAGAGCGGATGACCCAGAAGTGAAAGAAGCTCTAAAAGTCTGCGAGACGGTTTTGCACGACGCTGTTGACTCCCTCGACGATTGCATATCCTCCATTGACGGCAACCAGATTTCCATTTCAAAAATCACCGACCTGAGAACGTGGCTAAGTACCGTAATCACAGACCAAGAAACGTGCTTCGATGCTTTAGAAGAGGTAAATGCAGCTTTGGTCACTGAGGTAAGGCATTTGATGAAGAATTCTACTGAATTCGCGAGCAACAGCTTAGCCATTGTCTCGAAGTTTCTCAAGACAGTAGAAGAAAACAACATCCCGATTCACCGCCGTTTACTGGAGGCGAAGCATGGATCTCCATCTTGGCTCACGGCGGCCCACCGGCGGATCCTCCAGGTGGGTAAGCCTAAGCCGAATGTCACGGTGGCAAACGATGGTAGTGGAGATGTGAGAACGATTAATGAGGCGGTGGGGAGAATTCAGAACAAGAGCGAAAGGATTTTTGTTATTTACGTAAAGGCAGGGGAGTACGTGGAGAATGTGGTGTTGAGCAAGTATCAGTGGAATGTGATGATTTACGGTGACGGAAAAGCAGCCACCGTTATTTCCGGCAGGCGGAGTAATGGGACTGGTTATGCAACTTTCGTCACCGCCACTTTTG TTGCAATGGGGAGAGGATTCATGGCCCGAGACATTAGCTTCAAAAATGATGCCGGGCCACAGAACAACCAGGCTGTGGCCTTTCGGTCGGGATCGGATAAGTCAATCTTCTACCGGTGCTCGTTTGAGGCATTCCAAGACACGCTATACGCACATTCCAACCGTCAGTTTTATCGTGAATGTGATGTAACAGGCACAGTCGACTTCATATTCGGAAACTCTGCCTCTGTCTTCCAAGACTGCAAAATCTTGCCTAGGCAACCATTGCCTAACCAATTTGTGACCATAACGGCACAAGGGAAAACAGATCCAAATCAGAACACGGGTATTTCGATCCAGAGATGTGAAATGAGCCCATTGGATAATTTAACAGCTTCGACATTTCTTGGAAGGCCATGGAAGAACTTTTCCACCACTGTTATTCTGCAAACAAATATTGGTGGTTTCTTGAACCCCTTGGGTTGGCTTCAATGGCAAGCAAGCGATCCACCTAGTACTATTTCCTATGGAGAGTATGCAAATGCTGGGCCAGGTTCGAACACAAGCAGGCGAGTCCAATGGGCGGGATATAAGCCTAGTCTTACCGCAGCCGAGGCCTCAAAGTTTAACGTAGAATCCTTCATTCAGGGTACTTCTTGGTTGAATGGCACGAATGTGGCTTTTGACTCTACCTAA